Proteins found in one bacterium genomic segment:
- a CDS encoding protein kinase: protein MIGKTISHYRILEKLGQGGMGVVYKAEDTKLKRTVALKFLPPALTADPVAKERFIQEAQAASALEHPNICNIHEINETEDGQLYIVMACYEGLTLKDRLAAGPLPIEQAMEYARQMVEGLAEAHGKGIVHRDIKPANIMITEKGQVKIMDFGLAKLAGQAHLTQSGSTLGTAAYMSPEQACGEKVDHRTDIWSLGIVLYEMCTGQLPFKGEYEQAVIYSILNEEPPPVSSLRQDVPAELERLVQKMLAKHAWERFANAGEILIELNSLIKKRETERDQHRPGAYETSPSIAVLPFVNMSPDPENEYFSDGLAEDIIDALTQVPGLRVMARTSAFSFRGKQADVREIGAKLNVEHILEGSVRRAGNRLRVTAQLVKASDGYHLWSQRFDREMDDVFAIQDEISQAIVENLRVRLAAGRPLIKRYTENLAAYDLCLKARYYLLRMTHEGREAGRRHCEQAIALDPNYALAYVMLAESYFWSAFWGSMDPRQAFTKARSAAMEALRLDDTIADAHSALGTVLGSGEFDWSGAESEFRRALELSPSSTAVRYNFAWCYALWFLYPQGRVEQALIEMRRAVELDPLDPFYNTLVGYLLGVLRQFGPAIAQLQHTIDLDPSFFFSHWFLSITYTYNGQFEEAIAPAEKANELSGRHALTLGTLSSLYGRTGRIAEARQFLEELTARRRFGYVPSSAMAWAHNGIGELDKSLEWIVKGIDERDPLLVTALKCAPTYNRLRSLPAFPALLRKMNLEP from the coding sequence ATGATTGGGAAGACGATTTCACATTATAGAATACTTGAAAAGCTCGGCCAAGGCGGCATGGGCGTGGTGTACAAGGCCGAGGACACCAAGCTCAAACGTACGGTAGCCCTCAAATTTTTGCCGCCGGCGCTGACGGCCGATCCAGTCGCCAAGGAGCGATTCATCCAGGAGGCGCAGGCGGCCTCGGCGCTCGAGCATCCCAATATCTGCAACATCCATGAGATCAACGAGACCGAAGACGGACAGCTCTATATCGTCATGGCCTGTTATGAGGGTCTGACGCTGAAAGATCGGCTGGCCGCCGGCCCCCTGCCCATTGAGCAGGCGATGGAGTACGCCCGGCAGATGGTCGAGGGATTGGCGGAAGCGCATGGCAAGGGCATTGTCCATCGCGACATCAAGCCGGCCAACATCATGATCACGGAAAAGGGCCAGGTCAAGATCATGGATTTCGGCCTGGCGAAACTGGCGGGACAGGCGCATCTGACGCAATCAGGCTCTACACTCGGAACGGCTGCGTATATGTCGCCGGAACAGGCATGCGGAGAAAAAGTCGATCATCGGACGGATATTTGGTCCCTGGGCATCGTTTTGTATGAGATGTGCACCGGTCAGCTGCCGTTCAAAGGCGAATACGAGCAGGCGGTGATTTATTCCATCCTCAACGAAGAGCCCCCACCCGTCAGCAGCCTCCGGCAGGATGTCCCGGCCGAGTTGGAGCGTCTTGTGCAGAAGATGCTGGCTAAACATGCATGGGAGCGTTTCGCGAATGCCGGCGAGATATTGATAGAGCTGAATTCTCTCATAAAGAAACGCGAAACGGAACGTGATCAACACCGTCCCGGCGCTTACGAAACATCCCCCTCGATAGCCGTGCTGCCGTTCGTCAATATGAGTCCGGATCCCGAGAACGAATACTTTAGCGACGGCCTGGCCGAGGACATCATCGATGCCCTGACCCAGGTGCCGGGATTGCGCGTGATGGCGCGGACCTCAGCCTTCTCCTTCCGCGGCAAACAGGCGGACGTGCGCGAGATTGGGGCAAAGCTCAACGTCGAGCATATCCTGGAGGGCAGCGTGCGCAGGGCCGGCAACCGCCTCCGGGTGACGGCGCAGCTGGTCAAGGCGAGCGATGGCTACCACCTGTGGAGCCAACGATTCGATCGGGAAATGGACGATGTCTTTGCCATTCAGGATGAGATTTCGCAGGCCATTGTCGAAAATCTGCGGGTGCGGCTGGCGGCGGGCCGGCCGCTGATCAAGCGTTACACAGAAAACCTTGCCGCCTATGACCTCTGTCTCAAAGCACGGTATTATCTTTTGAGAATGACGCATGAAGGACGAGAAGCGGGCCGGCGGCATTGTGAACAGGCCATCGCGCTCGACCCGAATTACGCCCTGGCGTATGTCATGCTGGCCGAATCCTATTTCTGGAGCGCGTTCTGGGGATCCATGGATCCGCGACAGGCTTTCACGAAGGCCCGGTCAGCGGCCATGGAAGCCCTCAGACTGGACGACACCATCGCGGACGCTCATAGCGCATTGGGAACCGTCCTCGGCAGCGGCGAATTCGACTGGAGCGGAGCGGAATCTGAATTCCGCCGCGCTCTGGAGTTGAGTCCTTCCTCGACAGCGGTCCGATACAATTTTGCCTGGTGTTATGCCTTGTGGTTCCTTTATCCACAGGGGCGGGTTGAACAGGCCTTGATAGAAATGCGGCGGGCGGTGGAGTTGGATCCGCTCGATCCTTTCTACAACACGCTGGTGGGGTATCTCCTCGGTGTCCTGCGGCAATTCGGACCGGCTATAGCGCAACTGCAGCACACCATCGATCTCGACCCGTCTTTTTTCTTCTCCCATTGGTTTCTCTCGATCACCTATACCTATAATGGCCAGTTCGAGGAAGCCATCGCCCCGGCCGAGAAGGCGAATGAACTCTCCGGCCGCCATGCGTTGACGCTAGGCACGCTGAGCAGCCTCTACGGTCGGACTGGCCGGATCGCCGAAGCGCGGCAATTCCTGGAAGAGTTGACGGCACGACGGCGTTTTGGTTATGTGCCCTCATCCGCTATGGCATGGGCCCATAATGGCATAGGAGAACTGGACAAGAGTCTGGAGTGGATCGTAAAGGGAATCGACGAGCGTGATCCGCTTCTCGTGACCGCACTCAAGTGTGCGCCGACCTATAATCGTCTGCGTTCTTTACCGGCCTTTCCGGCCTTGCTGCGCAAGATGAATCTGGAGCCATAA
- a CDS encoding serine/threonine protein kinase: MIGRQISHYKILAKLGEGGMGVVYKAEDTRLKRMVALKFLPATLLNDSEAKERFMREAQAASSLQHHNICNVHDIDETSNGQLYIVMDCYEGEVLKDKIAREPLTADETVAIAEQIAGGLAAAHEKGIVHRDIKPSNILLTQDGTVKILDFGLAKLATSATRVTRAGSTLGTVAYMSPEQLRGDEVDAGTDVWSLGVMMYEMITGHLPYKSQYEQAMIYSILNEEPESLDSTKPSVPPGLVQMINRAMQKNAGLRYASAAEMGQHLRKYRDSQKETPEGFFNLNAMMRTLRKPRVALSAGLALIVLCLSAVWFIDRQAKIRRAREILLPQIEQLVQVDRDNFIKAFNLANEAKKYIPQDKKLIDLFSAMQVEISITTEPQGAQVQMQEYKDEKGPWIHPGVTPIDRIKLPKGFFRLLSRQLITCISNTSVREV, encoded by the coding sequence ATGATCGGCAGGCAAATTTCTCATTACAAAATCCTCGCCAAGCTCGGCGAAGGCGGCATGGGGGTGGTGTATAAAGCCGAGGACACTCGGCTTAAACGTATGGTGGCTTTAAAATTCCTGCCGGCAACACTGCTGAACGATAGCGAGGCCAAAGAACGTTTCATGCGCGAAGCCCAGGCCGCATCCAGCCTGCAGCACCACAACATCTGCAATGTCCACGATATCGACGAAACCTCCAACGGACAGCTTTACATAGTAATGGATTGTTATGAAGGCGAAGTCTTGAAGGATAAAATAGCCCGCGAGCCATTAACAGCGGATGAAACGGTTGCTATTGCAGAACAGATCGCCGGCGGTCTGGCGGCCGCGCATGAAAAAGGCATCGTCCACCGCGACATCAAACCGTCGAACATTCTTCTCACACAGGACGGCACGGTGAAGATCCTCGATTTCGGACTCGCCAAGCTGGCAACGAGCGCGACCAGAGTGACCAGGGCGGGTTCGACTCTGGGCACCGTCGCCTATATGTCGCCGGAGCAGCTGCGGGGCGATGAGGTCGATGCCGGCACGGATGTATGGTCGTTGGGCGTGATGATGTACGAGATGATCACCGGCCATCTGCCTTACAAGAGTCAGTATGAGCAGGCCATGATCTATTCCATTCTCAACGAAGAGCCGGAATCGCTTGATAGTACAAAACCCTCCGTTCCGCCGGGGTTGGTGCAGATGATTAATCGCGCTATGCAAAAAAATGCCGGGCTGCGTTACGCATCCGCAGCTGAAATGGGTCAGCACCTGCGCAAGTATCGGGATAGTCAGAAGGAAACACCAGAAGGTTTTTTTAATCTTAATGCGATGATGCGGACCCTCCGCAAACCGCGAGTCGCTTTGTCGGCGGGTTTGGCCTTGATCGTCCTCTGCCTTTCTGCCGTGTGGTTCATCGACCGGCAGGCCAAAATCCGCCGGGCCAGGGAAATCCTCCTGCCGCAAATTGAGCAGCTCGTGCAAGTCGACCGGGATAATTTTATCAAAGCCTTTAACCTGGCGAATGAGGCAAAAAAATATATCCCGCAAGATAAAAAGCTGATCGATCTTTTCTCCGCCATGCAGGTCGAGATCAGCATAACCACGGAGCCACAGGGAGCACAGGTTCAAATGCAGGAGTATAAAGACGAGAAGGGACCCTGGATCCATCCTGG